From one Mytilus edulis chromosome 1, xbMytEdul2.2, whole genome shotgun sequence genomic stretch:
- the LOC139514870 gene encoding macrophage mannose receptor 1-like, whose translation MNLHFCFVITSLFMLVRIEGHKINGTKFAIESGKRVVYSAYTTDQFVETKGTCAMMCTLDEKCCAACYNDETSICRLDTSEHCCVDIEVVNGWEVFKRESPCTVCTSYGCINYNNGSSFYKIIEEYKQWEDAKISCACLGGKLLEAETPEENNFIKTELRTRATGVQSYWIGGYNFKMNGNFEWISNQDQPMTYSDFGIKDYPNIQRCLLYWKDYGYAWGDGTCTRPSHYVCEFFKQ comes from the exons ATGAaccttcatttttgttttgtgatAACCAGCTTGTTCATGTTGGTGAGGATAGAGGGACATAAAATCAATGGAACAAAATTCGCTATTGAAAGCGGCAAACGGGTCGTTTATAGTGCATACACTACAGATCAGTTTGTTGAAACGAAAGGAACGTGTGCAATGATGTGCACTTTAGATGAGAAATGCTGTGCAGCATGTTATAATGACGAAACTTCCATTTGTCGTCTGGATACGTCTGAGCACTGTTGTGTTGATATCGAAGTTGTTAACGGATGGGAAGTTTTCAAAAGAG AATCGCCATGTACTGTGTGTACGAGTTATGGTTGCATAAACTATAATAATGGATCGTCGTTTTACAAAATAATCGAGGAATATAAACAATGGGAAGACGCTAAG ATAAGCTGTGCATGCTTAGGAGGTAAATTGCTTGAAGCTGAAACGCCAGAGGAAAACAATTTCATTAAAACTGAACTTCGAACAAGGGCTACAGGAG TTCAAAGCTACTGGATTGGAGGCTACAATTTCAAAATGAATGGAAATTTTGAGTGGATCAGTAATCAAGATCAACCGATGACATACAGTGACTTCGGCATAAAAGACTACCCGAACATACAAAGATGTCTCTTATACTGGAAGGATTATGGATACGCTTGGGGTGATGGTACTTGTACCAGACCATCACATTATGTGTGTgaatttttcaaacaataa